A stretch of the Streptomyces ortus genome encodes the following:
- a CDS encoding SDR family oxidoreductase has product MDAHRTKIAIVTGAGSGIGRAVAVELLRTGWSVTLAGRRAERLEETAALARAALADASPGAAGSPAGDPAGEPTGKKSTSLCVRTDVARPEEVAALFAATRNRFGRLDLLFNNAGTFGPGGVPFEDLPYEAWRHVVGTNLDGAFLCAQAAYRQMKEQDPQGGRIINNGSISAHTPRPRSAAYTATKHALTGLTKSLSLDGRPYRIVCGQIDIGNAATDMTERMTTGALQANGETAPEPVMDVEDVARTVRHMAELPLEANVQFATVLASGMPYVGRG; this is encoded by the coding sequence ATGGACGCCCATCGAACGAAGATCGCGATCGTGACAGGCGCGGGCTCGGGCATCGGCCGTGCCGTGGCCGTCGAACTGCTGCGTACCGGCTGGTCGGTGACGCTCGCCGGCCGCCGCGCGGAGCGGCTGGAGGAGACGGCGGCGCTCGCGCGGGCGGCACTCGCCGACGCGTCGCCCGGCGCCGCCGGGTCTCCGGCCGGGGATCCGGCCGGCGAGCCGACCGGGAAAAAGAGCACGTCGTTGTGTGTACGCACCGACGTCGCGCGGCCCGAGGAGGTGGCCGCGCTCTTCGCCGCCACCCGGAACCGCTTCGGCCGCTTGGACCTGCTCTTCAACAACGCCGGCACGTTCGGACCCGGCGGCGTGCCGTTCGAGGACCTGCCGTACGAGGCCTGGCGGCACGTGGTCGGCACGAATCTCGACGGGGCTTTCCTGTGCGCGCAGGCGGCCTACCGGCAGATGAAGGAGCAGGATCCGCAGGGCGGCCGGATCATCAACAATGGCTCGATCTCTGCGCACACGCCCCGGCCGCGGTCGGCGGCGTACACGGCGACGAAACACGCGCTGACCGGCCTCACGAAGTCGCTGTCGCTGGACGGGCGGCCGTACCGGATCGTCTGCGGGCAGATCGACATCGGGAACGCGGCGACCGACATGACCGAGCGGATGACGACCGGGGCCCTCCAGGCGAACGGGGAGACGGCTCCGGAGCCGGTGATGGACGTGGAGGACGTGGCGCGCACGGTCCGCCACATGGCGGAGCTCCCACTGGAGGCGAACGTGCAGTTCGCGACGGTGCTCGCGAGCGGCATGCCCTATGTGGGGCGGGGGTAG
- a CDS encoding Bcr/CflA family multidrug efflux MFS transporter, whose translation MPERGRTTRGPDGPEALIPGTAVTEESVIAAAAPPVPPPVARRSVGLLVTLILGGLTAVPPLSMDMYLPALPDVTDALHASAATVQLTLTACLAGMALGQLVVGPMSDKWGRRRPLITGLVVYVLATAVCAIAPTIELLIAFRLLQGLAGAAGIVIARAVVRDLYDGVDMARFFSTLMLISGVAPIIAPLIGGQVLRITDWRGVFYILTVIGIALTAVVWRLLPETLPPAERHGGGTVEALRTMRGLLADRVFTGYMLTGGFAFAALFAYISASPFVIQEIYGASPQTYSILFGVNSVGLVIVGQINGKILVGRVSLDKVLAVGLAVITVASAALLLMSVGTFGEVGLVPIAVGLFVLMSAMSLCMPNTNALALMRTRHSAGSASALLGTSSFLVGAIATPLVGVAGEHTAVPMAVVQLACSLVAVGCFMALCRPWRKQRKQRDATAGKRAGSKGAGN comes from the coding sequence ATGCCCGAGCGCGGCCGTACGACGAGGGGCCCGGACGGCCCGGAGGCCCTTATACCCGGCACGGCGGTGACCGAGGAGAGCGTGATCGCCGCCGCGGCGCCGCCGGTACCGCCACCGGTCGCCCGCCGCTCCGTGGGACTCCTGGTCACGCTCATCCTCGGCGGTCTCACGGCCGTACCGCCGCTGTCCATGGACATGTACCTCCCGGCCCTCCCGGACGTCACCGACGCGCTGCACGCCTCCGCGGCCACCGTGCAGCTGACGCTCACCGCCTGCCTCGCCGGGATGGCGCTCGGGCAGCTGGTCGTCGGGCCGATGAGCGACAAGTGGGGCCGCAGACGGCCGCTGATCACCGGACTCGTCGTCTACGTCCTCGCCACCGCCGTCTGCGCGATCGCCCCCACCATCGAACTCCTCATCGCCTTCCGGCTGCTCCAGGGCCTCGCGGGCGCCGCCGGAATCGTGATCGCCCGGGCCGTCGTACGCGACCTGTACGACGGCGTGGACATGGCGCGCTTCTTCTCCACGCTCATGCTGATCTCCGGGGTGGCGCCGATCATCGCGCCGCTGATCGGCGGCCAGGTGCTGCGGATCACCGACTGGCGGGGCGTCTTCTACATCCTGACCGTCATCGGGATCGCGCTCACCGCCGTCGTCTGGCGGCTGCTGCCCGAGACGCTCCCGCCCGCCGAGCGCCACGGCGGCGGCACCGTCGAAGCCCTGCGCACCATGCGCGGTCTGCTCGCCGACCGCGTCTTCACCGGCTACATGCTCACCGGCGGCTTCGCCTTCGCGGCGCTCTTCGCGTACATCTCCGCCTCGCCGTTCGTGATCCAGGAGATCTACGGCGCCTCCCCGCAGACGTACAGCATCCTTTTCGGCGTCAACTCCGTCGGGCTGGTGATCGTCGGCCAGATCAACGGCAAGATCCTCGTCGGCCGGGTCAGCCTCGACAAGGTGCTCGCGGTCGGCCTCGCCGTCATCACCGTCGCGTCGGCCGCGCTCCTCCTGATGTCCGTCGGGACGTTCGGCGAGGTGGGACTCGTCCCGATCGCCGTCGGCCTCTTCGTCCTCATGTCGGCGATGAGCCTGTGCATGCCCAACACCAACGCGCTCGCCCTCATGCGCACCCGGCACTCCGCGGGCTCCGCGTCCGCCCTGCTCGGCACGTCCTCGTTCCTCGTCGGCGCGATCGCCACCCCTCTGGTGGGCGTCGCCGGCGAGCACACGGCCGTTCCGATGGCCGTCGTCCAGCTCGCGTGTTCACTGGTGGCCGTCGGCTGCTTCATGGCACTGTGCCGTCCCTGGCGGAAACAGCGGAAACAGCGGGACGCCACGGCGGGCAAGCGGGCGGGATCGAAGGGAGCGGGGAACTGA
- a CDS encoding MazG-like family protein: MSDDGDLWESIEHLQDWLARTQPERPPQETLLLRMLKLSEEVGEVAEAVIGATGQNPRKGVSHTWDDVRAELCDVIITAAVALRTLSPDAREVFTTHLKRVTARSQGPAPAAPAPGRAGDGVLGGGGG, encoded by the coding sequence ATGAGCGACGACGGTGATCTCTGGGAGTCCATCGAGCACCTCCAGGACTGGCTGGCCCGGACGCAGCCGGAGCGCCCGCCGCAGGAGACCCTGCTGCTGCGGATGCTGAAGCTTTCGGAGGAGGTGGGCGAGGTCGCCGAGGCGGTCATCGGCGCGACCGGCCAGAACCCCCGCAAAGGCGTGTCGCACACCTGGGACGACGTGCGAGCGGAACTCTGCGACGTGATCATCACGGCGGCGGTGGCGCTGAGAACACTCTCGCCCGACGCCCGAGAGGTCTTCACCACCCACCTGAAGCGGGTGACGGCCCGCTCCCAGGGACCAGCCCCCGCCGCCCCCGCCCCGGGACGGGCGGGGGACGGTGTCCTCGGCGGTGGCGGGGGCTGA
- a CDS encoding serine hydrolase domain-containing protein: protein MAETAETAGRHGGQAGGIEGSGELSAPRLRPGTAERAGLDPGELDALVREFHASIAGDRPWAAGAVLVAGRGPVIAVEEAAGWAVRYRAYDEDADAAVELPRRARVPMTVHTPFDLASLTKLFTSVAAVQQLERGTLGIDARVGAYLPGFTAAAEYGITVRHLLTHTSGLRPELPLYDCRDDRARFALLRAEKPVTAPGDAYGYSDLNMLLLQQVLERITRRPLDALVRDGITRPLGMTGTAFGPCPGAAATEDQRRPWAKADRGMLRGTVHDENAWALGGVAGHAGLFSTAADLAVFCRTLLAGGSYGTARILGPDYVELLLSPPGLGFALDQPSFMGALAGHGAAGHTGFTGTSLVLDPATDTFLVLLANTVHPRRRPADHGPRAAAATRLARAVRGA from the coding sequence CTGGCGGAAACAGCGGAAACAGCGGGACGCCACGGCGGGCAAGCGGGCGGGATCGAAGGGAGCGGGGAACTGAGCGCACCGAGACTGCGCCCCGGCACGGCGGAGCGCGCCGGGCTCGACCCCGGGGAACTCGACGCTCTGGTACGGGAGTTCCACGCGTCCATCGCCGGGGACCGGCCCTGGGCCGCGGGCGCCGTACTGGTCGCCGGACGCGGGCCCGTGATCGCCGTCGAGGAGGCGGCGGGCTGGGCGGTGCGCTACCGCGCCTACGACGAGGACGCCGACGCGGCGGTGGAACTGCCCCGCCGCGCACGTGTGCCGATGACCGTCCACACGCCCTTCGACCTGGCGTCCCTCACCAAGCTCTTCACGAGCGTCGCCGCCGTGCAGCAGCTGGAGCGCGGCACGCTGGGCATCGACGCGCGCGTGGGGGCGTACCTGCCGGGCTTCACGGCGGCGGCCGAGTACGGCATCACCGTGCGGCACCTGCTCACCCACACCTCCGGGCTGCGGCCCGAACTACCGCTCTACGACTGCCGGGATGACCGGGCACGGTTCGCCCTGCTGCGGGCCGAGAAACCCGTGACGGCGCCGGGCGACGCGTACGGCTACTCGGACCTCAACATGCTGCTGCTCCAGCAGGTCCTGGAACGGATCACCCGGCGCCCGCTGGACGCCCTCGTCCGGGACGGGATCACCCGGCCGCTCGGCATGACCGGTACCGCCTTCGGCCCCTGCCCGGGCGCCGCCGCCACCGAGGACCAGCGGCGGCCCTGGGCCAAGGCCGACCGGGGCATGCTGCGGGGCACCGTCCACGACGAGAACGCGTGGGCGCTGGGCGGGGTCGCGGGCCACGCCGGCCTCTTCTCGACGGCGGCCGACCTCGCCGTCTTCTGCCGCACCCTCCTGGCGGGCGGCTCCTACGGCACCGCCCGCATCCTCGGCCCCGACTACGTCGAACTGCTCCTGTCCCCGCCCGGCCTCGGCTTCGCCCTGGACCAGCCGTCGTTCATGGGCGCCCTCGCCGGCCACGGCGCCGCGGGCCACACGGGCTTCACGGGTACGTCACTGGTGCTGGACCCTGCCACGGACACGTTCCTGGTGCTCCTGGCGAACACGGTCCATCCGCGCCGCCGGCCCGCCGACCACGGGCCCCGCGCGGCGGCGGCCACCCGGCTGGCCCGGGCGGTCCGGGGGGCCTGA
- a CDS encoding glycerophosphodiester phosphodiesterase, producing the protein MVTRTALTGIAGLTSLALAGQGGAIAPLEWGAGPLTVSALPRVVYTAHRGGAREVPENSMTGLMTAYERGTAQVLDLDTRILRDGTMVVMHDATLNRTTYLGGPVDALDRRDWQGVRLRPRDALPGSWRSERPPTLAEVLDRFGGRVVLMVEAKDPRSLRAIATMLRERGLTRSVLVNSNHPAVALRTHRLGLLSQLWRSAYQMRTDRPARWRPFVDVLDVDHKARDRDLVRAVRSGIPRVWAHTVVTPAQRDRVLALGCDGIITDAPGRLARARVRAWSRRQGQGQDQGQGQGPGQRGAMP; encoded by the coding sequence ATGGTCACACGGACTGCGCTGACGGGTATCGCCGGTCTCACGTCACTGGCTCTCGCGGGACAGGGCGGGGCGATCGCCCCGCTGGAATGGGGCGCCGGCCCCCTGACGGTGTCGGCGCTGCCCCGCGTCGTCTACACGGCACACCGCGGCGGCGCCCGCGAGGTTCCGGAGAACAGCATGACGGGCCTCATGACGGCGTACGAGCGCGGGACGGCCCAGGTGCTCGACCTGGACACCCGGATACTGCGCGACGGGACGATGGTGGTCATGCACGACGCCACCCTGAACCGCACGACCTACCTGGGCGGCCCTGTGGACGCGCTCGACCGGCGGGACTGGCAGGGGGTGCGGCTGCGCCCGAGGGACGCGCTGCCCGGGAGCTGGCGTTCGGAACGGCCCCCGACGCTGGCCGAGGTGCTGGACCGGTTCGGCGGGCGGGTGGTGCTGATGGTGGAGGCCAAGGACCCGCGGAGTCTGCGGGCCATCGCCACCATGCTCAGGGAACGGGGTCTGACCCGTTCGGTGCTGGTCAACTCCAACCACCCCGCGGTGGCCCTGCGCACCCACCGCCTGGGACTGCTCTCGCAACTGTGGCGTTCCGCGTACCAGATGCGCACGGACCGGCCCGCGCGGTGGCGGCCGTTCGTGGACGTCCTGGACGTCGACCACAAGGCCCGCGACCGCGATCTCGTACGGGCCGTCAGGTCCGGCATCCCACGGGTGTGGGCGCACACGGTGGTGACCCCTGCGCAGCGCGACCGCGTCCTGGCGCTCGGCTGCGACGGGATCATCACGGACGCCCCGGGACGGCTGGCCCGGGCACGGGTACGGGCCTGGAGCCGGCGCCAGGGTCAGGGTCAGGACCAGGGCCAAGGCCAAGGCCCAGGTCAGCGAGGGGCGATGCCGTAG
- a CDS encoding bifunctional DNA primase/polymerase, giving the protein MSAEMGRRSGGQGRISQWLRGRRPRTDAADDSAGREELLLAAAGAGLPLAPAAHPSAYRCSCDRVGCPTPARHPVSFAWQTQSTTDRAQIERWARHQPLANFITATGMVHDVLDVPVEAGQEALERLLGSGIEVGPVALSGDDRMLFFTATRGTPEDEDEWWPCELDCHPETMDEHPGLRWHCRGSYVLVPPARLPGDLVVAWVRGPEHPLPDPLSLLEVLTDECARYAGGEREQVAAWPLRG; this is encoded by the coding sequence ATGAGCGCAGAGATGGGCCGCCGCTCCGGCGGACAGGGCAGGATCTCCCAGTGGTTGCGCGGTCGGCGCCCACGGACGGACGCCGCGGACGACTCCGCGGGCCGTGAGGAACTGCTGCTGGCCGCCGCCGGAGCCGGGCTGCCGCTCGCGCCCGCCGCCCATCCCTCCGCCTACCGGTGTTCCTGTGACCGCGTCGGGTGTCCGACCCCCGCGCGCCACCCCGTCTCGTTCGCCTGGCAGACGCAGTCCACGACCGACCGGGCGCAGATCGAGCGGTGGGCCCGGCATCAGCCGCTCGCCAACTTCATCACCGCGACCGGCATGGTGCACGACGTGCTGGACGTGCCGGTGGAGGCCGGGCAGGAGGCGCTGGAGCGGTTGCTCGGCTCGGGGATCGAGGTCGGTCCGGTGGCGCTGTCCGGGGACGACCGGATGCTCTTCTTCACCGCGACGCGCGGTACGCCCGAGGACGAGGACGAGTGGTGGCCGTGCGAGCTGGACTGCCATCCCGAGACGATGGACGAGCATCCGGGGCTGCGGTGGCACTGCCGCGGGTCGTATGTGCTGGTGCCTCCGGCCCGGTTGCCGGGGGATCTGGTGGTCGCGTGGGTGCGGGGGCCTGAGCATCCGTTGCCGGATCCGCTGTCCTTGCTGGAAGTGCTCACGGACGAGTGTGCGCGGTATGCGGGGGGAGAGCGGGAGCAGGTTGCGGCTTGGCCGTTGCGGGGGTGA
- a CDS encoding TetR/AcrR family transcriptional regulator produces MAPDSSRRSEKSRRAIYAAALTLVAEVGYPKTTIEAIAARAGVGKQTIYRWWSSKAEVLMEAFVDLGAQAAEAAGSGDWAEEDGIPDTGDLEADLKTVLRATVDELNDPRFEAPARALAAEGVGNPAFAEEFVATLLLPSLELYVRRLRAAQEAGQVRADVDPYIARDLFVSPLAQRWLQGTGPLDHAVADKLVEYALYGIAPR; encoded by the coding sequence ATGGCTCCAGACTCCAGCCGGCGCAGCGAGAAGTCGCGCCGCGCCATCTACGCCGCCGCCCTCACCCTCGTCGCGGAGGTCGGCTACCCGAAGACCACCATCGAGGCCATCGCGGCCCGCGCGGGCGTCGGCAAGCAGACCATCTACCGGTGGTGGTCGTCGAAGGCCGAGGTCCTCATGGAGGCCTTCGTCGACCTCGGCGCCCAGGCGGCGGAGGCGGCCGGGAGCGGGGACTGGGCCGAAGAGGACGGCATCCCCGACACCGGGGACCTGGAGGCCGACCTCAAGACCGTGCTGCGCGCCACCGTCGACGAGCTGAACGACCCGCGCTTCGAGGCCCCGGCCCGCGCGCTCGCCGCCGAGGGCGTGGGCAACCCCGCCTTCGCGGAGGAGTTCGTCGCCACCCTGCTCCTGCCCTCGCTGGAACTGTACGTACGGCGCCTGCGGGCAGCCCAGGAAGCGGGCCAGGTGCGCGCGGACGTGGACCCGTACATCGCGCGCGACCTCTTCGTCTCGCCCCTCGCCCAGCGCTGGCTCCAGGGCACCGGACCGCTCGACCACGCCGTCGCGGACAAGCTCGTCGAGTACGCCCTCTACGGCATCGCCCCTCGCTGA
- a CDS encoding Gfo/Idh/MocA family protein codes for MTEERVRWGVLATGGIAAAFTADLIDLPDAEVVAVASRTEESAKGFAERFGIPRAYGDWESLAADEDVDVVYVATPHSAHRAAAGLCLEAGRNVLCEKAFTLNAREAEELVGLAKQHGSFLMEAMWMYCNPLIRQLKALVDDGAIGEVRTVQADFGLSGPFPPTHRLRDPAQGGGALLDLGVYPVSFAHLLLGEPSGVTARAVLSEESVDLQTGMLLSYDSGALAALHCSLTGGTSTSASVTGSEGRIDIPSGFFHSDLFVLHRDGRDPQEYTANAADGTRAGLRHEAAEVMRCLRAGETESPLVPLNGTLAVMRTLDKVRTEVGVTYPGETL; via the coding sequence ATGACGGAGGAACGCGTGCGCTGGGGTGTGCTGGCGACCGGTGGGATCGCTGCGGCGTTCACCGCGGATCTGATCGATCTGCCCGACGCCGAGGTGGTGGCGGTGGCGTCGCGCACCGAGGAGTCGGCGAAGGGGTTCGCGGAGCGGTTCGGGATTCCCCGGGCGTACGGCGACTGGGAGTCCCTCGCGGCGGACGAGGACGTCGACGTCGTGTACGTGGCGACTCCGCACTCGGCGCACCGGGCGGCGGCCGGGCTCTGTCTTGAGGCGGGGCGCAACGTGCTGTGCGAGAAGGCGTTCACGCTGAACGCGCGCGAGGCCGAGGAGCTGGTCGGCCTCGCGAAGCAGCACGGGAGCTTCCTGATGGAGGCCATGTGGATGTACTGCAATCCGCTGATCCGGCAGCTCAAGGCGCTGGTGGACGACGGGGCGATCGGCGAGGTCCGCACGGTGCAGGCCGACTTCGGCCTCTCGGGCCCGTTCCCTCCCACCCACCGCCTGCGCGACCCCGCACAGGGCGGCGGCGCGCTCCTGGACCTCGGTGTCTACCCGGTGTCGTTCGCGCACCTGCTGCTCGGGGAGCCGTCCGGCGTGACGGCCCGCGCGGTGCTCTCGGAGGAGAGCGTCGACCTCCAGACCGGCATGCTGCTCTCGTACGACAGCGGGGCGCTCGCCGCGCTGCACTGCTCGCTGACCGGCGGCACGTCGACGTCCGCCTCCGTGACCGGTTCCGAGGGCCGCATCGACATCCCGTCCGGCTTCTTCCACTCGGACCTCTTCGTCCTGCACCGCGACGGCCGCGACCCGCAGGAGTACACGGCGAACGCGGCGGACGGCACGCGGGCGGGCCTCAGGCACGAGGCGGCGGAGGTGATGCGCTGCCTCCGAGCCGGCGAGACGGAGTCCCCCCTGGTCCCCCTGAACGGCACCCTGGCAGTCATGCGCACCCTGGACAAGGTAAGAACCGAGGTAGGAGTCACCTACCCCGGAGAAACGCTTTAG
- a CDS encoding alkaline phosphatase D family protein has translation MTSSGHQQPSQHAPELRAAARHLGRRRLFTVTGAAAVLAFATNLPTAGVAGAAEFDAGKITDDPFTLGVASGDPQPTSVLLWTRLAPTPYQADSGLPPERVTVHWELARDERFRHIVRRGATFAHPEFHHSVHVEVGHLDSDRVFYYRFKTGSWISETGRTRTAPSSHARVDELRLAAVSCQAYHDGYFTAYGHLAEDDVDVVFHVGDYLYEYAVDSVGGARNYTDRVLPDLFNHETITLEDYRLRYSLYKTDPDLRAAHAAHPFVVTWDDHEIENNYADDIPENSVPPEEFLLRRAAGYRAYWENLPLRRPQRPEGPDMRMYRRLNWGRLAQFDILDTRQYRSDQAYGDGADVPGPETDDPARTITGAAQERWLLDGWQASRALWNVVPQQVIFSQRHFDLTAPSRVSMDAWDGYRASRQRVLAGAEAAGIENLMVFTGDVHVAYAFDIKDDFDDPSSRTLGTEIVTTSITSGRDGAEKPANWETYMAANPHLKFYNGRRGYTTVRLGREDARADFKTVPAVTVPGAAISTAASFVTEVGDQGLKPV, from the coding sequence ATGACATCCAGCGGCCACCAGCAACCGTCGCAGCACGCCCCCGAACTCCGCGCCGCCGCCCGTCACCTAGGGCGCCGCCGGCTCTTCACCGTCACCGGCGCGGCAGCCGTCCTGGCATTCGCCACCAACCTGCCGACCGCGGGGGTGGCGGGCGCCGCCGAGTTCGACGCGGGGAAGATCACCGACGACCCCTTCACCCTCGGTGTCGCCTCGGGCGACCCGCAGCCCACCTCCGTGCTGCTGTGGACCCGGCTCGCCCCCACCCCCTACCAGGCGGACTCCGGGCTGCCCCCGGAACGCGTCACCGTGCACTGGGAGCTGGCCCGCGACGAACGCTTCCGCCACATCGTCAGACGGGGGGCGACCTTCGCCCACCCCGAGTTCCACCACTCCGTGCACGTCGAGGTCGGCCACCTCGACTCCGACCGGGTCTTCTACTACCGCTTCAAGACCGGCAGCTGGATCAGCGAGACCGGGCGTACCCGCACCGCGCCCTCGTCCCACGCGCGCGTCGACGAACTGAGGCTGGCCGCGGTCTCCTGCCAGGCCTACCACGACGGGTACTTCACCGCGTACGGCCACCTCGCCGAGGACGACGTCGACGTGGTCTTCCACGTCGGCGACTACCTCTACGAGTACGCCGTCGACTCCGTGGGCGGCGCCCGCAACTACACCGACCGTGTGCTGCCCGACCTCTTCAACCACGAGACCATCACGCTGGAGGACTACCGCCTGCGGTACTCCCTCTACAAGACCGACCCCGATCTGCGGGCCGCGCACGCCGCCCACCCCTTCGTGGTCACCTGGGACGACCACGAGATCGAGAACAACTACGCGGACGACATCCCCGAGAACTCCGTACCGCCGGAGGAGTTCCTGCTGCGCCGGGCCGCCGGGTACCGGGCCTACTGGGAGAACCTGCCGCTGCGCCGGCCGCAGCGGCCCGAGGGCCCCGACATGCGGATGTACCGGCGGCTGAACTGGGGCAGGCTCGCGCAGTTCGACATCCTCGACACCCGGCAGTACCGCTCCGACCAGGCGTACGGCGACGGGGCGGACGTCCCCGGCCCCGAGACGGACGATCCGGCGCGCACGATCACCGGGGCGGCGCAGGAGCGGTGGCTGCTCGACGGGTGGCAGGCCTCGCGGGCGCTGTGGAACGTCGTCCCGCAGCAGGTCATCTTCTCCCAGCGGCACTTCGACCTGACCGCGCCGTCGCGGGTGTCCATGGACGCCTGGGACGGCTACCGGGCCTCGCGGCAGCGGGTGCTGGCCGGGGCGGAGGCGGCGGGCATCGAGAACCTGATGGTGTTCACCGGGGACGTGCATGTCGCGTACGCCTTCGACATCAAGGACGACTTCGACGATCCCTCGTCCCGGACGCTCGGTACGGAGATCGTGACCACCTCGATCACCAGTGGGCGGGACGGGGCGGAGAAGCCCGCCAACTGGGAGACGTACATGGCGGCGAACCCGCACCTGAAGTTCTACAACGGGCGGCGGGGTTATACGACGGTGCGGTTGGGGCGGGAGGATGCGCGGGCCGACTTCAAGACCGTGCCGGCGGTCACTGTGCCGGGGGCCGCGATCAGTACGGCTGCGTCGTTCGTGACGGAGGTGGGGGACCAGGGGCTGAAGCCGGTGTAG
- a CDS encoding small ribosomal subunit Rsm22 family protein, which produces MTAPVSPAETLRTALAGLLDGLPPKVAAQAVDRLIANYRGTTPTDTPILRDRADVAAYAAYRMPATFEAVRAALDAFADVVPEWTPGSHVDVGGGTGAATWAVNATWPGERPVTVLDWAEPALVLGRELASASPQLRSAEWRRSRIGAELALPDADLVTVSYVLGELTEAGRGAVVDAAVAAARAVVVIEPGTPDGYARVIAARDRLIGAGFSVAAPCPHSAACPIVPGEDWCHFSARVSRSSLHRQVKGGSLAYEDEKFSYVAATRGSVTPVAARVVRRPQIRKGQVLLDLCEVGGGLARSTVTKRQGPLYKEARDATWGDGWPPGEPR; this is translated from the coding sequence GTGACCGCCCCCGTTTCCCCAGCTGAGACCCTGCGCACGGCCCTCGCGGGCCTGCTCGACGGACTGCCGCCCAAGGTGGCCGCGCAGGCCGTCGACCGGCTGATCGCGAACTACCGGGGCACCACCCCGACCGACACCCCGATCCTGCGCGACCGCGCGGACGTGGCCGCGTACGCCGCGTACCGGATGCCCGCGACCTTCGAGGCCGTACGGGCCGCCCTCGACGCCTTCGCGGACGTCGTGCCCGAGTGGACGCCGGGCAGCCACGTCGACGTGGGCGGCGGTACGGGTGCGGCGACCTGGGCCGTGAACGCCACCTGGCCCGGGGAGCGGCCGGTGACCGTGCTCGACTGGGCCGAGCCCGCGCTCGTCCTCGGCCGTGAACTCGCCTCCGCCAGCCCGCAGTTGCGGTCCGCCGAGTGGCGCCGCTCCCGGATCGGGGCGGAGCTCGCCCTGCCGGACGCCGATCTCGTCACCGTGTCGTACGTCCTCGGCGAGCTGACCGAGGCGGGCCGCGGCGCCGTCGTGGACGCCGCGGTGGCCGCCGCGCGGGCCGTGGTGGTCATTGAGCCCGGAACGCCGGACGGGTACGCCCGGGTCATCGCGGCGCGGGACCGGTTGATCGGCGCGGGCTTCTCTGTCGCGGCGCCGTGCCCCCACAGTGCGGCCTGTCCGATCGTGCCGGGGGAGGACTGGTGCCACTTCTCGGCTCGGGTGAGCCGGTCCTCGCTGCACCGGCAGGTGAAGGGGGGCTCGCTGGCGTACGAGGACGAGAAGTTCAGCTATGTCGCGGCGACGCGGGGTTCTGTGACTCCGGTCGCCGCGCGGGTGGTGCGGCGGCCGCAGATCCGTAAGGGGCAGGTGTTGCTCGACCTGTGCGAGGTGGGGGGCGGGCTGGCCCGCTCCACCGTGACGAAGCGGCAGGGCCCTCTCTACAAGGAGGCGCGGGACGCGACGTGGGGGGACGGGTGGCCCCCCGGGGAGCCCCGCTAA
- a CDS encoding DoxX family protein — protein MTCFDRRDLGLLLLRLGTGGVLAAHGAQKLFGWFGGAGLSGTAEFMESVGYAPGRASAVAAGLAEAGGGTLLALGLGTPAAGAAAAGAMAGASAVHAPNGFFAMSGGYEHAASLGLTAAGLAVTGPGRISLDHVMNHTVNRNWMVPTALAATAAATLAVIGARQARVRSQENADQPE, from the coding sequence GTGACCTGTTTCGACCGACGCGATCTGGGACTGCTGCTGCTCCGCCTCGGTACGGGCGGGGTGCTTGCGGCGCACGGGGCGCAGAAGCTCTTCGGCTGGTTCGGCGGCGCCGGCCTCTCCGGGACCGCCGAGTTCATGGAGTCCGTGGGGTACGCGCCCGGCCGGGCCAGCGCCGTCGCGGCGGGCCTGGCGGAGGCGGGCGGCGGCACGCTGCTCGCGCTGGGCCTCGGCACCCCGGCGGCCGGGGCTGCGGCGGCCGGCGCGATGGCGGGAGCCTCCGCGGTGCACGCGCCGAACGGCTTCTTCGCGATGAGCGGCGGCTACGAGCACGCGGCGTCCCTGGGCCTCACGGCGGCGGGCCTGGCCGTCACGGGCCCCGGCCGGATCTCCCTCGACCACGTCATGAACCACACGGTCAACCGCAACTGGATGGTGCCGACCGCCCTCGCGGCAACGGCCGCCGCGACCCTGGCGGTGATCGGCGCACGACAGGCACGGGTGCGAAGCCAGGAAAACGCCGACCAGCCCGAATAG